AGGGCGATCGGCGAGCTGATGGGCGGGCGTGACGGGAAGCGGCGTCATCGTCTACGCCGAGTTCCGGCCGCAGTCGAGAGCGGGGCGGGCGGAGGGGCCATGGCGCAAGTCTCGAAAAACAGCTTCTCGTCGATCTGTCGGGCGTCACGCTCGGCGGCCGTCGCGAGCAGCTCGCCCGCAAGCGTCATGAGCGCGCGCAGATTGCCCTGGGAGTGATCGCAGAGGGTCACGATCAGCTCCGGGGTCATCAGCGTCGTCGCGCCGGCCTGCTGCAAGGCGTGTCTGAGACAATCCTGCAGCTCCTGCGGCGTCGCCCGGTCGATAGCGAGGCGAACTCGGATGCGGCTGCCGAGCGGGAGAAGCTCGTCGGACCGCAGACGCTCCACGAGCCGTCCGTCTCCCGCCAGAACGACGGTCAACAGAATATGGGAATCGAGTTTTGCCGAGGACAGCAAGCGCAGCTCGCTCAGGACGAGCGGCAGCATCTCCTGGGCCTCGTCGACGATCAGGACGGGCCTATTGAGAGAGTCGTCGATATGAGCCTGCCAACGCTGTCGCAGGTTCTTGGCTCCGCCCCAGCGGTTGTTCGGGCGAAGCTCGACGCCGAAGAGATCGCCCATCTCGCGATAGAAGTCGCCGATGCCGGCCTGGGGACGGCTGA
This genomic stretch from Methylosinus sp. PW1 harbors:
- a CDS encoding ExeA family protein; this encodes MNPKLLALYGLKWNPFAPGAPTEALFATPRLRSFCWRVAQLAEEGGFALVTGSPGAGKSAALRILAEHLATQRDVKVGVISRPQAGIGDFYREMGDLFGVELRPNNRWGGAKNLRQRWQAHIDDSLNRPVLIVDEAQEMLPLVLSELRLLSSAKLDSHILLTVVLAGDGRLVERLRSDELLPLGSRIRVRLAIDRATPQELQDCLRHALQQAGATTLMTPELIVTLCDHSQGNLRALMTLAGELLATAAERDARQIDEKLFFETCAMAPPPAPLSTAAGTRRRR